In Mycobacterium sp. JS623, one genomic interval encodes:
- a CDS encoding ABC transporter substrate-binding protein — MRSTPVRVGLALAACAALVLSFTACSKSEQSGGNGQSPPKLEPLSAVGNGEGQLNLIAWAGYAENGSNDKSVDWVTPFEQQTGCKVNAKIGNTSDEMVQLMRSGQYDGVSASGDATLRLIYAGDVAPVKTDLVPNYATISSFLKDKPWNSVKGQMYGIPHGWGANLLMYNIDVVRDAPNSWGAVFDDAGKYKGKVTAYDSPIYIADAALYLSKTKPDLGIKDPYSLTTEQLDAAVDLLKKQRENVGEYWSDYTKEVQAFESGTSVIGTTWQVIANTIGTDNKVQVNTVLPKEGATGWSDTWMVSSKAAHPNCMYKWMNWISSPEVNAQVAEYFGEAPAQTKACDHTSQKDFCDIYHATDEKFASEIRYWTTPQKQCVDGSGDNCTAYNEWVDKWQQIKG; from the coding sequence ATGAGATCCACACCTGTGCGAGTCGGTCTTGCGCTGGCCGCCTGCGCTGCCCTTGTGCTGTCGTTCACCGCCTGCTCGAAGTCGGAGCAATCCGGCGGCAACGGTCAGTCTCCGCCGAAGCTCGAACCGCTGTCGGCGGTCGGCAACGGCGAGGGTCAGCTGAACCTCATCGCATGGGCCGGCTACGCCGAAAACGGCTCCAACGACAAGAGTGTCGACTGGGTGACGCCGTTCGAGCAACAGACCGGCTGCAAGGTCAACGCGAAAATCGGCAACACGTCCGACGAGATGGTGCAGCTGATGCGTAGCGGCCAATACGACGGAGTATCTGCTTCCGGGGATGCCACGCTGCGGCTGATATACGCCGGTGATGTGGCACCGGTGAAAACCGACCTGGTACCCAACTACGCGACGATTTCGTCGTTCCTCAAAGACAAGCCGTGGAATTCGGTGAAAGGCCAGATGTATGGCATTCCGCACGGCTGGGGCGCCAACTTGCTGATGTACAACATCGACGTGGTGCGCGATGCGCCGAACTCATGGGGCGCGGTGTTCGACGACGCGGGCAAGTACAAGGGCAAGGTGACGGCCTATGACTCCCCCATCTACATCGCCGACGCCGCCCTGTACCTGTCCAAGACGAAGCCGGATCTCGGCATCAAGGACCCCTACTCCCTGACGACCGAACAGCTTGACGCCGCAGTCGATTTGCTCAAGAAGCAGCGGGAGAACGTCGGCGAATATTGGTCGGACTACACCAAAGAGGTGCAGGCGTTCGAGTCGGGAACCTCGGTGATCGGCACCACCTGGCAGGTGATCGCCAACACCATCGGCACCGACAACAAGGTTCAGGTCAACACCGTGTTGCCGAAGGAGGGTGCCACGGGATGGTCGGACACCTGGATGGTCTCATCGAAGGCCGCGCATCCGAATTGCATGTACAAGTGGATGAATTGGATCTCGTCGCCGGAGGTCAACGCTCAGGTGGCCGAGTACTTCGGTGAGGCGCCTGCGCAGACGAAGGCGTGTGATCACACCTCCCAAAAGGACTTCTGCGACATCTACCACGCAACGGATGAGAAGTTCGCGTCCGAGATCCGCTACTGGACGACTCCGCAGAAGCAATGCGTTGACGGCAGCGGCGACAACTGCACGGCCTACAACGAGTGGGTCGACAAGT